The following proteins come from a genomic window of Sander vitreus isolate 19-12246 chromosome 14, sanVit1, whole genome shotgun sequence:
- the LOC144529379 gene encoding tumor necrosis factor-like, whose amino-acid sequence MEEECKVVLDAAFDTEARTQTLRVKPSSKLTTALLLFTLCLAAAAAVLVFNRLAEGPGQDEENVDLRHTLRQISNVRAAIHLEGEYNPERKTSVEWKNGVDQSHFQGGLELNDNEIVIPQTGLYFVYSQASFRVNCISSDADDTTSKPMIHLSHTVKRWSSSYGGRDATKSYQTILHSVRTACQMKASSDPDEEGSWFSAVYMGAVFNLMRGDRLKTVMEEKMLQGLEDDQGKTFFGVFAL is encoded by the exons ATGGAAGAAGAATGCAAGGTAGTACTGGACGCAGCTTTCGACACAGAAGCCAGGACACAGACACTGCGAGTCAAACCCAGCTCAAAGCTAACCACAGCCCTGCTGCTGTTCACTCTCTGCcttgccgctgctgctgctgtcctcgTCTTCAACAGGCTTGCTGAG GGCCCAGGACAAGATGAAGAAAATGTTG atCTTCGCCACACATTGAGGCAAATTTCAAATGTCAGAGCAGCCATTCATTTAGAAG GAGAATACAACCCTGAAAGGAAAACCTCAGTGGAATGGAAGAATGGGGTGGACCAGTCCCACTTTCAAGGAGGGCTAGAACTCAACGACAACGAAATTGTGATTCCTCAAACTGGCCTCTACTTTGTTTACAGCCAAGCGTCTTTCCGGGTCAACTGCATCAGCAGCGATGCTGATGACACCACCTCAAAGCCCATGATCCACCTGAGCCACACTGTGAAGCGCTGGTCCAGCTCATATGGGGGGAGGGACGCCACCAAGTCCTACCAGACCATCCTGCACTCTGTCCGTACTGCCTGCCAAATGAAAGCCAGCAGCGACCCGGACGAGGAGGGGAGCTGGTTCTCGGCCGTGTATATGGGAGCTGTGTTCAACCTGATGAGAGGGGACAGACTCAAGACGGTGATGGAAGAGAAGATGCTGCAGGGTCTGGAGGATGACCAAGGGAAGACTTTCTTTGGTGTGTTTGCCTTGTGA